From the genome of Proteus vulgaris, one region includes:
- a CDS encoding ABC transporter permease, whose translation MQMYFQTFKRVLLGMLEKPMWMLLIVSLCVMSLVYAKPVLWDLPVAVINQDHSPASYSLIRALNSTPKLSIKNYDNLDEARHDMIMRELFAIIIVPTDFEKKLLNGKDVTVPVFGDATNRLASGQIQQELMLAYQQLLDSYNDRILQNAGFSGEQSKILLKPIQGETIAMYNPGVSFAAIIFPGLLVMLLQHSLLIACVRVSIAVRSTPKGKPPLAVYLGALSALIPIWLFLSAVFFALWPWVLGYRQEAPLYQVWMLTFPFLLAVLGLGKLITECLRSVEMIYLTLAFVTTPVFYISGTIWPLQAMPDWVFAISSALPSTWAVNAMAGINQMGLSFQSILGDIVMMLVLGVIYTVLGVLVGMLRNGELRHITHQFKHWLHHRGESK comes from the coding sequence GATGAGTTTGGTTTATGCCAAACCTGTTTTATGGGATCTACCTGTCGCTGTTATCAATCAAGATCACAGTCCTGCAAGTTATTCACTTATTCGTGCATTAAACTCGACACCCAAATTAAGCATTAAGAACTACGATAATTTAGATGAAGCGCGCCACGATATGATTATGCGAGAGCTTTTTGCCATCATTATTGTGCCAACTGATTTTGAGAAGAAATTACTCAATGGTAAAGATGTCACTGTTCCGGTCTTTGGTGATGCCACAAACCGTCTTGCCAGTGGACAAATCCAGCAGGAATTGATGTTGGCTTATCAACAGTTATTAGATTCTTACAATGATCGTATTTTACAAAATGCCGGCTTTAGTGGTGAGCAATCGAAAATCCTGTTAAAGCCCATTCAAGGTGAAACCATTGCGATGTATAACCCTGGTGTAAGTTTCGCAGCGATTATTTTTCCTGGGTTATTAGTGATGTTGTTACAGCACTCGCTCTTAATTGCTTGTGTCCGTGTCAGTATTGCAGTAAGAAGTACACCGAAAGGAAAACCACCGCTAGCTGTTTATTTAGGGGCATTATCTGCACTTATTCCGATTTGGTTATTTTTGTCGGCTGTATTCTTTGCATTATGGCCTTGGGTATTAGGCTATCGCCAAGAGGCTCCACTTTATCAAGTCTGGATGCTGACATTTCCATTCTTATTAGCAGTTTTAGGGTTAGGTAAATTAATTACAGAATGCTTGCGTAGTGTTGAGATGATTTATCTGACACTAGCATTTGTAACAACACCTGTGTTCTATATTTCTGGCACGATCTGGCCACTACAAGCAATGCCTGATTGGGTATTTGCCATTTCATCAGCATTACCTTCTACATGGGCTGTAAACGCTATGGCAGGCATAAATCAAATGGGATTGTCATTCCAAAGTATATTGGGTGATATCGTGATGATGTTGGTTTTAGGTGTGATTTATACTGTATTAGGTGTACTGGTGGGTATGTTACGTAATGGTGAGTTAAGACATATTACGCACCAATTTAAACATTGGTTACATCATCGTGGTGAGTCAAAATAA